One stretch of Corynebacterium callunae DSM 20147 DNA includes these proteins:
- a CDS encoding TrkH family potassium uptake protein, producing MIGFIFLIAVGTGLLSLPIATVSGDRAELLTAFFTATSAVTLTGLVVVDTGSYWSGLGQFIVAGLIQAGGFGIMSLTALAGMLVTGRIGLRARRNTLAENRSLNTGDIGRTLLVTLLILVVSEAIVTAITGLRFWQKYDMSPGEALWNGFFHAISSFNNAGFGLRSDNLMSYVGDAWIILPLAASFIVGGLGFPVVAELWKRGMDMVRGHRHYRNRRLSVTTRITVVGSAVLIAVGFFMVLIFEWRNTLAGLPWGTKLLAAFFQGVTPRTAGFNSLDYAQFHPVTLMGTDLLMFIGGGSAGTAGGIKITTAVVLFAVIMAEVRGNKNATISHRTIGQPVVRQAFAVAALSLTLVTLAVGALRILNPEMTGDQVIFEVISAFATVGLSTGITAALSDFSQVILCFVMYLGRIGPVTLVVALAARNSSRRFEYPEERPFIG from the coding sequence GTGATCGGATTTATCTTTCTCATAGCTGTCGGAACTGGACTGCTCAGCTTGCCTATTGCCACTGTGAGCGGGGATCGGGCGGAATTGCTAACTGCCTTTTTTACCGCAACCTCCGCCGTCACTCTGACGGGACTGGTGGTTGTTGATACCGGCAGCTATTGGAGTGGCCTCGGCCAATTCATTGTTGCAGGGCTTATCCAAGCTGGTGGTTTTGGCATTATGAGCCTTACTGCCTTGGCGGGCATGCTGGTCACCGGCAGGATTGGGCTGCGCGCCCGCCGGAATACTCTCGCTGAAAACCGTTCGCTTAACACCGGCGATATTGGTAGGACGCTGCTGGTCACCCTACTTATTTTGGTGGTCAGCGAAGCTATCGTCACCGCTATTACCGGATTGAGGTTCTGGCAAAAATATGACATGAGCCCTGGTGAAGCTCTGTGGAATGGGTTTTTCCACGCTATCTCTTCCTTCAACAATGCCGGATTTGGATTGCGTAGTGACAACCTCATGTCCTATGTGGGAGATGCCTGGATTATTTTGCCTCTAGCTGCCTCTTTTATTGTTGGCGGACTGGGCTTTCCAGTAGTTGCCGAACTATGGAAGCGTGGCATGGATATGGTGCGCGGACATAGGCATTACCGCAACCGTCGCCTTTCTGTCACCACTCGCATTACCGTGGTGGGCTCAGCAGTGTTGATCGCCGTAGGATTTTTTATGGTGCTGATTTTTGAATGGCGCAACACCCTCGCTGGCCTACCCTGGGGCACCAAACTTTTGGCGGCATTTTTCCAAGGTGTCACCCCTAGAACTGCCGGTTTTAACTCTCTTGACTATGCGCAATTCCATCCGGTCACCTTGATGGGCACGGATCTGCTGATGTTTATTGGTGGTGGATCTGCAGGTACTGCTGGTGGTATCAAAATCACCACTGCTGTAGTGCTTTTTGCAGTCATCATGGCGGAGGTTCGTGGTAATAAAAATGCCACCATTAGCCATCGCACCATTGGCCAACCAGTAGTCCGACAGGCCTTTGCAGTTGCAGCCCTCAGCCTGACCTTGGTGACATTGGCAGTGGGTGCGTTGCGAATTTTGAACCCGGAAATGACGGGGGATCAAGTAATCTTTGAGGTAATTTCCGCCTTTGCAACGGTGGGTCTTTCCACCGGAATTACCGCAGCCCTCAGCGATTTTTCTCAAGTAATTCTCTGTTTTGTCATGTATTTGGGACGTATTGGACCAGTCACCCTGGTGGTGGCATTAGCTGCCCGAAATAGCTCCCGACGTTTCGAATACCCCGAAGAAAGGCCATTCATTGGTTAA
- a CDS encoding potassium channel family protein: protein MVNVNRQNRIRGRIDIPPVVVLGLGRFGASLAEELSLHGVEVLGMDSDARLVQECSTFLADAATGDTTDRETLIQFGVHEVERVVLGIGSSLEASVLTASNLVDLEVPNIWAKADSDAHAKILTQVGVHNVVRPERDTGRRVAHLIGGRFKDFAQFDEDYGMIKLSPPASMLGKPIDAQKLWQRFRVRVVSIRPAQGMWQPVDNVSALSAGDQIIVAGAPEDLEVFGENRG, encoded by the coding sequence TTGGTTAATGTAAATCGCCAAAATCGCATCCGCGGACGCATCGATATTCCACCAGTGGTGGTGCTCGGCCTGGGACGCTTTGGAGCCTCACTGGCCGAAGAACTCTCACTGCATGGCGTGGAAGTACTGGGAATGGACTCTGATGCACGCCTGGTTCAAGAGTGCTCGACCTTCTTGGCTGATGCCGCCACAGGTGATACCACCGACCGCGAAACCCTCATCCAATTTGGTGTGCACGAGGTGGAACGTGTGGTTCTAGGCATTGGCTCATCGTTGGAGGCTTCCGTTCTAACAGCTTCCAACCTGGTTGATTTGGAAGTGCCAAATATTTGGGCGAAGGCTGACTCTGATGCTCATGCCAAGATCCTTACCCAGGTTGGGGTTCATAATGTGGTGCGCCCTGAGCGTGATACCGGCCGTCGCGTGGCCCACCTAATTGGTGGACGCTTTAAAGACTTTGCGCAATTTGATGAGGATTACGGCATGATCAAGCTTTCGCCTCCTGCATCAATGCTGGGTAAGCCCATTGATGCGCAAAAATTGTGGCAGCGTTTCCGGGTACGGGTGGTTTCTATTCGGCCAGCTCAAGGTATGTGGCAACCTGTTGATAATGTCAGTGCATTATCTGCTGGGGATCAGATTATTGTCGCCGGTGCACCGGAAGACTTGGAAGTTTTCGGCGAAAACCGCGGTTAA
- a CDS encoding MFS transporter: protein MMVSMSQVQEKLQVPSTGISRGTSTYKRAVLAILAAGLATFNALYCTQALLPTITHELNISPSQSALTISATTGMLALCIVPASILSEKFGRSKVLITSLTLAVLVGLILPFVPNIATLIALRGLQGALLAGTPAVAMTWLAEEINPKDLGHAMGVYIAGNTVGGLMGRMIPAGLLEITHWQNALLGSSLAALVFGLIMVLLLPAQQNFHPKKITLKRELNAMATHWKNPRLALLFAVAFVAMGSFVSLYNYLGFRMIHQFGLSEVLVGAVFLMYLSGTWSSTQAGKLRDKLGNGPAAIFLTLTMLLALAGLSINNLWTTIISLFAFTAAFFALHSSASGWVGLIATTDRAEASSMYLFCYYLGSSLIGWVSGIIFSYQSWVVFIAWLGLLILGLLAITIALAKLEKQRLAKSVIAAV from the coding sequence ATGATGGTTTCCATGAGTCAGGTGCAGGAAAAACTACAGGTCCCATCCACTGGAATCAGCCGTGGGACATCCACCTATAAGCGTGCGGTTTTAGCTATTTTGGCCGCCGGTCTTGCCACCTTTAATGCGCTTTACTGCACCCAGGCGTTACTGCCCACCATTACCCATGAACTCAATATCTCCCCCAGCCAATCAGCACTGACAATTTCAGCAACCACTGGAATGTTGGCCTTGTGCATCGTGCCGGCCTCAATTTTGTCGGAGAAATTTGGACGTTCCAAAGTCCTTATTACTTCATTAACTTTGGCCGTTTTGGTGGGCCTCATCCTGCCTTTTGTCCCCAATATCGCAACACTAATTGCGCTGCGTGGCCTCCAAGGTGCTCTCTTAGCCGGAACCCCAGCTGTTGCCATGACCTGGCTTGCCGAGGAGATCAATCCCAAAGATTTAGGCCACGCGATGGGAGTTTATATCGCTGGCAATACCGTGGGCGGACTTATGGGGCGCATGATTCCTGCTGGTCTTTTGGAAATTACACATTGGCAAAACGCACTTTTGGGGAGCTCCCTGGCAGCACTTGTCTTCGGATTAATCATGGTGCTTTTATTGCCTGCCCAACAGAACTTTCATCCAAAGAAGATCACCCTCAAGCGCGAGTTAAACGCCATGGCCACACACTGGAAAAATCCTCGGCTCGCCCTCCTTTTCGCAGTAGCTTTTGTGGCCATGGGCAGCTTTGTTTCGCTGTATAACTATCTTGGCTTCCGTATGATTCACCAATTTGGACTCAGTGAAGTGCTGGTGGGAGCAGTATTTTTGATGTATCTCTCCGGCACTTGGAGCTCCACCCAAGCCGGAAAATTGAGGGACAAATTAGGCAATGGCCCTGCAGCTATCTTCCTCACCCTGACCATGTTGCTGGCGCTGGCTGGTTTGAGTATTAATAATCTCTGGACCACCATCATCTCCCTCTTTGCATTTACCGCAGCATTTTTCGCCTTGCATTCCAGTGCTTCAGGTTGGGTGGGACTAATTGCCACCACAGATCGTGCCGAGGCCTCCAGCATGTACCTTTTTTGTTATTACCTGGGTTCTTCACTTATTGGTTGGGTATCTGGAATTATCTTTAGTTATCAATCCTGGGTTGTATTTATCGCCTGGTTGGGGCTGCTTATCTTGGGGCTCCTGGCCATCACAATTGCCTTGGCCAAATTAGAAAAACAGCGTTTGGCTAAATCTGTAATCGCCGCGGTCTAA
- the msrA gene encoding peptide-methionine (S)-S-oxide reductase MsrA yields the protein MAWFFAPEPVMVSPEEALKGGRHPVLEDPQPHTVLGTPVTGPWKEGQKRIWIGLGCFWGVEQMYWKMEGVESTSVGYAGGYTPNPTYREVCSGRTGHTEIVEVVYDPAKISLEQLVARGLEAHDPTQGFRQGNDVGTQYRSAYYTETEAEAEQVRKVVDAYGETLKQHGFGAITTEIAVIKPEDYYLAEDYHQQYLDKNPDGYCPHHSTGIPCGVDAQQG from the coding sequence ATGGCATGGTTTTTTGCTCCAGAACCAGTGATGGTCTCCCCCGAAGAAGCGCTTAAAGGTGGACGTCATCCAGTCTTGGAAGATCCCCAACCGCATACCGTTTTAGGAACCCCTGTTACTGGTCCGTGGAAAGAAGGCCAAAAGCGCATTTGGATCGGCTTGGGCTGTTTCTGGGGTGTCGAGCAAATGTACTGGAAGATGGAGGGTGTTGAGTCCACCTCCGTTGGTTACGCCGGCGGTTATACTCCAAACCCCACTTATCGCGAGGTCTGTTCAGGTAGAACTGGCCACACTGAGATTGTGGAAGTTGTTTATGACCCAGCCAAAATCTCCCTAGAGCAGTTGGTTGCACGTGGTCTAGAAGCACATGATCCCACCCAAGGTTTCCGCCAGGGCAATGACGTGGGCACCCAGTATCGCTCGGCCTATTACACCGAAACTGAAGCTGAGGCAGAGCAGGTTCGCAAGGTGGTAGACGCTTATGGAGAGACCCTAAAGCAGCACGGTTTTGGTGCGATTACTACGGAGATCGCTGTTATTAAACCGGAGGATTACTACCTGGCTGAGGATTACCACCAGCAGTACCTGGACAAAAATCCAGATGGCTATTGCCCTCATCACTCAACAGGTATTCCTTGTGGAGTGGATGCACAGCAGGGCTAA
- a CDS encoding LysR family transcriptional regulator: protein MGMVFEGQDLRIVDIRSFIEVAASGHLSETADRMGLPQPTLSRRIGRVEKHVGTALFDRAGRTLVLNQRGYAFYAHARTILAQVEAANTEIKRLMDPERGTIRLDFMHSLGTWMVPELIRTFRGEHPQVEFQLHQAAATYLVDRVLADETDLALVGPRPVDVGEKLGWVPLLRQRLALAVPEGHPLVGDGPIDLREAKDEPFVAMRVGFGTRLLMDLLAAQAGFVPQVVFESMELTTVAGLVSAGLGVGIVPLDDPYLPTVGIVLRPLEPEAFRDLGLVWRLDAGPAPAVEVFRDFVATSRFALEK, encoded by the coding sequence ATGGGCATGGTCTTTGAGGGTCAAGATTTAAGAATTGTGGATATCCGCAGCTTTATTGAGGTAGCAGCTTCCGGGCATTTAAGTGAGACTGCTGATCGTATGGGGCTTCCACAGCCAACTTTGTCCAGGCGCATCGGTCGCGTCGAAAAGCACGTTGGAACCGCACTTTTTGATCGCGCCGGGCGCACCCTGGTGCTTAACCAGCGCGGTTATGCTTTTTATGCGCATGCGCGCACAATTTTGGCGCAGGTGGAGGCTGCAAACACTGAGATTAAGCGCTTGATGGATCCGGAACGTGGCACAATTCGGTTGGACTTTATGCATTCTTTGGGTACCTGGATGGTGCCAGAGCTGATTAGAACTTTCCGCGGGGAACATCCGCAGGTGGAGTTTCAATTACACCAGGCTGCAGCCACATATTTGGTTGATCGAGTGTTGGCGGATGAGACAGATTTGGCTTTGGTAGGCCCGCGACCTGTGGATGTTGGTGAGAAGCTCGGTTGGGTGCCACTTTTGCGACAGCGTTTGGCACTGGCAGTCCCGGAAGGGCATCCGTTGGTAGGCGATGGCCCAATTGATTTACGCGAGGCCAAAGATGAACCTTTCGTAGCCATGCGGGTGGGATTTGGAACGCGCTTGCTTATGGATTTACTTGCTGCACAGGCCGGTTTTGTACCCCAGGTGGTTTTTGAATCCATGGAGTTAACCACGGTTGCGGGCCTGGTCAGCGCGGGATTGGGAGTGGGCATTGTGCCCCTTGATGATCCCTATTTGCCCACCGTGGGGATTGTATTGCGACCCCTGGAGCCGGAGGCTTTTCGGGATTTAGGCCTGGTGTGGCGCTTGGATGCAGGACCCGCGCCGGCGGTGGAGGTTTTTCGTGATTTTGTGGCTACCTCACGTTTTGCCCTAGAAAAATAA
- a CDS encoding cupredoxin domain-containing protein, producing the protein MIAGLIHPLLPEFRWVLIHLFTLGAITNSIVVWSQYFTEKLLELHIPDSQRGPQLLKIRILNAGIIVTLAGQLLSQAFAQHWIITSLGALLISGALLWHALSLAQQLLKAPPGQRYRGAIVAYVASASCLPFGALAGGFLAKELSNTGQERVVLAHVIINILGFVGFAALGSLTFLFGRVWHTAPSKDYTRFSVALMVPSLPIMVAGALFNQGYVAAAGLILYTFAWLLGIFSWARIVLEACQDPGDRINFAAASVATAPLWLLGSLIYLIIQTLSHPDTLFHLSPPTLALLIGFGAQLLFGVMSYLLPATMGGGEAAIRTGTYRVNVAGLFRWTLLNGGLLIWLSTENSWLRVCASLLSIGALVAFIPLLATAVKAQRGVITKKRTAAPLQERSHFNQITAGISLLALLIACFGGLNLDSSNSSTTINTPAPGELNDNTYAITISAGNLIFTPKIIEVPAGAILEVTLVNEDTMVHDLKFANGVRTGRVAPGEKATVTVGQITTDMEGWCTIAGHRAQGMVLNVRVQDPNTGAESAP; encoded by the coding sequence GTGATAGCAGGACTTATTCACCCTTTGCTTCCAGAGTTTCGCTGGGTACTCATCCACCTCTTCACACTGGGAGCCATCACCAATTCCATTGTTGTGTGGTCACAGTACTTCACTGAGAAGCTCCTAGAACTCCACATTCCCGATTCTCAACGCGGGCCTCAGCTCCTTAAAATCCGCATACTTAATGCTGGAATTATTGTCACGCTGGCCGGGCAGCTACTTTCCCAAGCATTTGCACAGCACTGGATCATCACCTCCCTGGGCGCTTTGTTGATTAGTGGTGCACTGCTCTGGCATGCGCTTTCCCTCGCCCAGCAGCTTCTGAAAGCACCCCCAGGTCAGCGCTATCGCGGCGCCATTGTTGCCTATGTTGCCAGTGCTAGCTGTTTACCTTTTGGCGCGCTAGCTGGTGGTTTCTTAGCCAAGGAGTTATCCAATACCGGGCAGGAGCGGGTGGTTTTAGCCCACGTCATTATTAATATTTTGGGCTTTGTGGGCTTTGCAGCCTTGGGTTCTTTGACATTTCTTTTTGGGCGTGTTTGGCACACCGCACCATCCAAGGATTACACGCGTTTTTCTGTGGCACTGATGGTTCCTAGCTTGCCCATTATGGTGGCTGGGGCATTATTTAATCAAGGCTACGTGGCAGCAGCTGGGCTCATACTCTATACATTCGCCTGGTTGCTGGGGATTTTTAGCTGGGCTCGCATTGTGTTGGAAGCTTGCCAGGATCCAGGAGATCGCATTAACTTCGCGGCAGCATCGGTAGCAACGGCACCGCTGTGGTTGCTCGGCAGCCTGATATACCTGATTATCCAAACATTGAGCCATCCCGATACGCTCTTTCACCTGAGCCCACCCACTTTGGCCTTGCTTATTGGATTTGGTGCGCAGTTACTTTTTGGTGTGATGAGCTACCTTCTGCCTGCAACAATGGGCGGGGGCGAGGCTGCCATTAGGACTGGAACCTATCGGGTTAATGTGGCCGGACTTTTTAGATGGACACTACTTAATGGTGGATTGCTCATTTGGCTGAGCACGGAAAACTCTTGGCTGCGGGTTTGTGCGTCCTTGCTCAGCATCGGTGCACTCGTTGCTTTTATTCCGCTGCTTGCAACGGCGGTCAAAGCCCAACGTGGTGTTATCACCAAAAAGCGCACCGCCGCTCCCCTCCAAGAACGTTCGCACTTTAACCAGATCACGGCGGGGATCTCGTTATTAGCGCTGCTTATCGCCTGTTTTGGCGGGCTCAACCTCGATAGCTCAAACTCCAGCACCACCATCAACACCCCTGCCCCCGGCGAGCTTAATGATAATACCTATGCAATCACTATCTCTGCTGGAAACCTCATTTTCACCCCCAAGATTATTGAGGTCCCCGCTGGCGCCATTTTGGAGGTCACTCTGGTTAATGAGGACACCATGGTTCATGATCTGAAATTTGCCAATGGGGTGCGCACCGGGCGAGTGGCTCCGGGTGAAAAAGCCACAGTCACAGTCGGCCAAATCACCACGGATATGGAAGGGTGGTGCACTATCGCAGGCCACCGTGCGCAGGGCATGGTGCTCAACGTGCGGGTTCAGGATCCCAACACCGGCGCAGAAAGCGCACCCTGA
- a CDS encoding superoxide dismutase has translation MAVYELPELDYAYDALEPHIAAEIMELHHSKHHATYVAGANAALEALEKAREEGTNPDQIRALSKNLAFNLGGHTNHSIFWKNLSPNGGGEPTGELAEAINRDFGSFAKFQDHFNSAALGLQGSGWAVLGYDHIAGRLVIEQLTDQQGNISADLTPLLMLDMWEHAFYLQYKNVKADYVKAVWNVFNWDDVAERFAAASK, from the coding sequence ATGGCTGTTTATGAACTTCCAGAACTTGATTACGCATACGACGCTCTCGAGCCACACATCGCTGCAGAGATCATGGAGCTTCACCACTCCAAGCACCACGCAACCTACGTTGCTGGCGCTAACGCTGCACTCGAGGCTCTAGAGAAGGCACGTGAAGAGGGCACCAACCCTGATCAGATCCGTGCACTTTCCAAGAACCTTGCCTTTAACCTTGGTGGACACACCAACCACTCCATCTTCTGGAAGAACCTTTCCCCTAATGGTGGTGGCGAGCCTACCGGTGAGCTAGCTGAGGCTATCAACCGCGACTTCGGTTCTTTTGCTAAGTTCCAGGATCACTTCAACTCCGCAGCTCTCGGCCTTCAGGGTTCCGGCTGGGCAGTTCTTGGTTACGATCACATCGCAGGTCGCCTCGTTATCGAGCAGCTTACCGATCAGCAGGGCAATATCTCCGCTGACCTGACCCCACTGCTTATGCTCGATATGTGGGAGCACGCTTTCTACCTGCAGTACAAGAACGTTAAGGCTGATTACGTCAAGGCTGTTTGGAACGTCTTCAACTGGGATGACGTTGCAGAGCGTTTCGCTGCTGCTTCCAAGTAA